The Natronosporangium hydrolyticum nucleotide sequence ACGTCGCCGACATGCGTCGGATCTACACCTGGGCCAACAACGTCGTGTGCGGCGGGAGTGCGTTCGACGACCTGGTGGGAGCCCAGCAGGCCGCGGTCGGGGAGGCGGTGGAACGGTACTGCGGCAACTGCGTGACGGAGACGGTGCAGGTCAGGGAGGCGTCCTATGCGCAGCTGCGCGCCGAGGGCGAGGTTGCGGTCGATCCGGAGCAGCTGGTGCTCTACTCCGATCGGCTCTACGACTCGGCCGGGTTCCCCTTTGTGCGGTTCACGCCGGAGCTGTCGACCCACTGGGTACGCGGCCACTCGCTGACCCGGGAGCGGGCGGTGTGGGTGCCGGCGAGCCTGGTGTATGTCAACTGGTACATGGACCAGTACGCCGACGTACCGCCCACCAACTACCTCTACTACCCCGGGATCGCCGCCGGCCCGAGCCTGGAGTGGGCGCTCGCCTCCGGGATCGAGGAGGTGGTGGAGCGTGACGCCACCATGATCTGGTGGCACAACCGGCAGCCGCTACCCAAACTGGAGCTGCCGGACGAGCTCGCCGCGCTCTGGGCCGGGGCGCCCCGGGCGCACGGTCAGCGGCCATGGCTGATTTACCTGGAGAACGAGTTCGACATCCCGGTCATCGCTGGCGTGCTAGAGAAGCATGATGAGGGCCTGCTCAACGTTGGCTTCGCGGCCCGCAACGACCCGCTGGAGGCGGCTCGCAAGGCGTGGACCGAGGCGCTCACCCTGCAGGACGGCAGCCGCGACATCCAGGATCCCACCGGGCTGACTCGAAGCGCGATCGCCGAGGGCTGGGTCAGCATGCCGTTGAAGCCGTGGCGGGAGGATCAGGCGTACCTGGACTCCTACGCCCCGGACTTCAGCGACGTGAACGACCTCATGTGCCAGCAGGAGATCTTTCTCGACCCGCGGGCCGCCGAGGTGGTACGGCCCTGGCTGGACCCGCCGGGCGTTCGGCCGATGTCCGACGTGCCGCAACTGCCCGACCGTTCCCTGCAGACCTACCGGAAGCTGATCGAGGCCCGCGGCTACGAGATCATCTATGTGGATCTTACGACCCAGGATGTAGCCATGGCCGGCTTTCGTGTGGTCAGGGTCATTATCCCAGGCCTGGTGCCTAACTTTCCGGCAGCTTTCCCCTTCCTGGGCCGGCGCCGGATCCAGGACGCGGCGGTGCAGCTCGGCTGGCGCAGCGGACCGCTCACCGAGCAAGAGCTGAACTACTTTCCCCTTCCACATGCCTGAATCGACGCGCAGACCGAGGAACTTTCCCGCCGCGCAACGCGACCACCGTATTGGTGCGCAAGGTGCAGGAGGTCTCGATGCGCGATGCCAACGGTTCCGGGCCGGACCGGCGACGCCCGGTCGCGGCGATGGTCGCCGCCGTGGTTGCGGCTGTCGCGGTGTTGGTTGCGTGCGCGGAAGCGGGCGAAACCACCCCGGACGAGGAGCGGTTGCGAGTCGCCGTCCCTGAGCTTCGGCCCACCCTGCAACCACGTGGGTTTCTCGGCTACTCGATCGCCAGTTACGGCGTCGCCGAGCAGCTGCTCCGTCCCGAACCGGACGGCACAGCCACGCCCTGGCTGCTGGAGTCGTACACTCGCGACGATCCCACCAGGTGGCGGCTGACGCTGCGGAGCGGCGTCAGCTTCCACAACGGCAACCCGGTTGACGCCGCCGCGGTCGTGGCCGCGCTCACCCGGCAAGCTGAAGGCAGTTACCGGCAGGACGCGATCAGCACCGGTCAGCTGCGGGTGACCGACCAGCTGGAGTTCACCCTTACCACGCCCGAACCGACCGCCACCGTCCCGGAGGACCTGGCCGGAGTCTTCCGTTACTACATTGTGTACGACGTCGCGGCGCTGGACGCGGCCGGTGACAACGAGCAAGAGATCGTCGCGGCTGGGATCTATACCGGCCCGTACCGGCCGATCCGGGCCGACGGCCAGCGGATCGTCGCTGCCCGGTTCGAGGAGTACTGGGGCGAGTCGCCACACTGGTCCGAGCTCGAGATCATACCGATGACCGATCCGCAGTCGCGGGTGGCGGCGGTGCGCAGCGGCGAGGTGGACATCGCACTGACCCCGCCGGCGGCGGTCGCGGCGACCCTGGCGGACGACGCTCGGGTTCGGTACCGCACCGCCGAGACCGCCAACCACGGCGTATTCGCCCAGCTCAACCTGGGCCAGGCGCCATTCGACGACCCAGCGGTGCGCCGCGCGTTCATGCTCGGCGTCGACTACGAGCGGCTGGCCGGTGAGGTCGCTGACGGTCTGGTGTACACCCCCGCCCGCGGGCTCTACCCCAGCGAGTTGCCATTCGCCGAGGCGACGCAGCAGACCGATCCCACCGCCGCGGCGGCGGCGCTCGACGCCGCCGGCTGGCAGCCCGGTCCGGACGGGATCCGAGTCAGGGACGAGACGCCGCTGCGGGTGAACTACCTGTACGAGTCGACCAGATCCGAGCATGAGGACATCGGTGTGGCGCTGCAGGGCCAGCTGCGGCCACTCGGACTCGACGTCGTGCTCACCCAGATCGAGGACGCGTACGACAGCGAGGGCTGGCCACCAGACTGGTCGATCACCGCGGTCTCGTTGACATTGGACGGCAGCGCCCCGGCTGAGGTGATCGGAGGTTGGCTGGGGCGGGACGGGCTGAACTTCGGGGGAGTGCACGACGACCGCCTCGACGAACTGGTGGTGCGGCTGCGGCAGACCGATCCGCCCGACCGGTCGCCGTTGCTGCGGGAGGTCCAGCACCTCGTGGCCGACGAGGCGTACGCGGTCGTGCTGGCGTTTCGCCCCACCGATGCGGTGGTGCGGGCCGAGCTTGACTGGTTCACCCCCGACCCGCAGTACCTGTTCCTCGCCCCTGAACTGCCGGTGGGTGGATGAGCACGGCCGAGGAGGTCGCCCGGTCGGGCGACGCCGAATCCCGCTTCGAGGTGACCGGACCAGGCTGGCGCGGTGCGGCCGGTGTCCGCCTCGGAATCGCGGTACTGCGCAGGTTGGCGCAGGCGTTGCTCACCGCGCTGGCCGCCAGTGTGATCGTGTGGGCGCTGCTGCCGCTGGCTCCGGGTGATCCGGCCCGACGCTACCTGCAGCAGCGGCACGTGTTGGCGCCGACCGAGGAGCAACTCGCCGCCGCCCGGGCCGAGCTCGGACTGGACCGGCCGCTGCCGGTGCAGTATCTGGACTGGCTGTTCGGGGTGCTCCGTGGTGACCTGGGCACCTCCACCCGCACCGGCCTGCCGGTGGTGAGCGTGCTGGCGGAGCGGTTCCCTGCCACGATCACGCTGACCCTGGCGACCGCCCTGCTCGCGATCGCGGTGGCGGTGCCGGCCGCGCTGGCCAGTGCCGCGTTCCCGGGGCGGTGGCCGGACTCGGCTACCCGCTTGTTCGCCACCACGGCCGCGGCGCTTCCGTCGTTCCTGGTGGGGCTGGTGCTGATCGAGATCGTGGTGATCCGGTGGGGAGTGGGCGCGGTGGTCACGGACGGCGGCTGGCGGGGGGTGTGGATGCCGGCTTTGGCGATGGCGTTGTTCCCCGCTGCCCGGTGGTCGCGGCTGCTCCGGGCTGGCCTGCTCGACGCCCTCCACTCCGGATACGCGACGGTCGCCACCGCCCGGGGCAGTAGCCGGCTACGGATCCTGCTCGTCCACGCCTTGCCCAACGCGGCGGTGCCGTTCGTCACTGCGGTTGGCTTGACGTTGGGGCTGTTGCTCGGCGGTGCAGCCACTGTGGAGGCTGTCTTCTCGTGGCCGGGGATCGGGCTGGAGGTGGTCCACGCGGTTACCGCCCGGGACCTGCCAGTGATCCAGGGCTTCGCGCTCGTGAGCACCCTGATCTGGGTCGGCGTCAGTCTCACCACCGATCTGGTGGCGATGTTGCTCGATCCCCGATTGCGGAGGAAGCCCGCATGATGGCGCTTACCGGGACCGGCTGGTGGTCGCGTGGCCTGCCGGAGCGACTGGCGGGGCACCGGACCGCGAAGCTGGGCATGGTGCTCCTGCTCGGGCTCTTCGCCGCCGTCTATCTC carries:
- a CDS encoding YcaO-like family protein; the encoded protein is MPAPTDQPFRGPRLAYAEVRRFGPDQSLVVAPDGTMFEVAAPVAVLGGLLDRCDGATSLTALAAETPDPAGYREVIDQLRDAGCLLDPHQPDEQVHWTRFGGDPADLGRVARTTLVLLGDPELVEAACSVPIVASFHTLTRTDLPGLETTLDRCAAEPFVLPLRDRADQAMLLGVDQICARHGVRWSQFHLAQGRGFAGPTVVPGHTPDYQDLLGRRLTAAERVDVHDALLAPLAAGRPYLPPAAELSWMLHLLLIDVERGLAGVAARTSWAEVELDPVGFTVVRHPLLPLPDRPVDADPVGGDMQLLCDSRTGLITNLPRYDHHESIPSRLMTVQSNVADMRRIYTWANNVVCGGSAFDDLVGAQQAAVGEAVERYCGNCVTETVQVREASYAQLRAEGEVAVDPEQLVLYSDRLYDSAGFPFVRFTPELSTHWVRGHSLTRERAVWVPASLVYVNWYMDQYADVPPTNYLYYPGIAAGPSLEWALASGIEEVVERDATMIWWHNRQPLPKLELPDELAALWAGAPRAHGQRPWLIYLENEFDIPVIAGVLEKHDEGLLNVGFAARNDPLEAARKAWTEALTLQDGSRDIQDPTGLTRSAIAEGWVSMPLKPWREDQAYLDSYAPDFSDVNDLMCQQEIFLDPRAAEVVRPWLDPPGVRPMSDVPQLPDRSLQTYRKLIEARGYEIIYVDLTTQDVAMAGFRVVRVIIPGLVPNFPAAFPFLGRRRIQDAAVQLGWRSGPLTEQELNYFPLPHA
- a CDS encoding ABC transporter substrate-binding protein, which gives rise to MRDANGSGPDRRRPVAAMVAAVVAAVAVLVACAEAGETTPDEERLRVAVPELRPTLQPRGFLGYSIASYGVAEQLLRPEPDGTATPWLLESYTRDDPTRWRLTLRSGVSFHNGNPVDAAAVVAALTRQAEGSYRQDAISTGQLRVTDQLEFTLTTPEPTATVPEDLAGVFRYYIVYDVAALDAAGDNEQEIVAAGIYTGPYRPIRADGQRIVAARFEEYWGESPHWSELEIIPMTDPQSRVAAVRSGEVDIALTPPAAVAATLADDARVRYRTAETANHGVFAQLNLGQAPFDDPAVRRAFMLGVDYERLAGEVADGLVYTPARGLYPSELPFAEATQQTDPTAAAAALDAAGWQPGPDGIRVRDETPLRVNYLYESTRSEHEDIGVALQGQLRPLGLDVVLTQIEDAYDSEGWPPDWSITAVSLTLDGSAPAEVIGGWLGRDGLNFGGVHDDRLDELVVRLRQTDPPDRSPLLREVQHLVADEAYAVVLAFRPTDAVVRAELDWFTPDPQYLFLAPELPVGG
- a CDS encoding ABC transporter permease, whose translation is MSTAEEVARSGDAESRFEVTGPGWRGAAGVRLGIAVLRRLAQALLTALAASVIVWALLPLAPGDPARRYLQQRHVLAPTEEQLAAARAELGLDRPLPVQYLDWLFGVLRGDLGTSTRTGLPVVSVLAERFPATITLTLATALLAIAVAVPAALASAAFPGRWPDSATRLFATTAAALPSFLVGLVLIEIVVIRWGVGAVVTDGGWRGVWMPALAMALFPAARWSRLLRAGLLDALHSGYATVATARGSSRLRILLVHALPNAAVPFVTAVGLTLGLLLGGAATVEAVFSWPGIGLEVVHAVTARDLPVIQGFALVSTLIWVGVSLTTDLVAMLLDPRLRRKPA